A genomic segment from Polyangium mundeleinium encodes:
- a CDS encoding FHA domain-containing protein, translating into MNLRIVHIAGQKAGTSQTFERDVVRLGRAPDNDVVFDANHDREASGHHAELRREGGAWYVVDLGSRNGTFAGGQRIHQRHPLTPGTEVSFGAKGPRILIELVPAAPPLAPLPPMAPMPPPPLGIAPAAAPPRAQVAQAVQPAPPAGARVGQRTIAMMISQAVAVASGRQKFGRTAELNAIVEEKVTAATASQRRTAYVLGGLLVIALLALGGLIFWSTRSQDEIQRLREELAQMPPEDPRRKEIEGRLGNLHPSNASFGRNLYDRSKKGIFMLASKGEGFCTAFAVRPSMLATSAHCIQEAKAKGSVVALENEGRGQARFDVIEMRTHPSYRPTDQESITPDVGVLTIRGRSAVVLEIATKQELSVMGAGDDVYLIGFPGRLMDATNPAATFLAAHIGRVTSASGRPAAYQDAWLVQHDAATTRGSNGSPVWSGQGKVIAVNSGGYLEEGEEKIAGRKTEVVKASPYKFGMRIDLVEALLK; encoded by the coding sequence GTGAACCTCCGGATCGTGCACATCGCAGGGCAAAAAGCGGGGACATCGCAGACCTTCGAACGAGACGTCGTGCGGCTCGGCCGCGCGCCGGACAACGACGTCGTCTTCGACGCGAACCACGATCGCGAGGCGAGCGGCCATCACGCGGAGCTGCGTCGCGAGGGCGGCGCTTGGTACGTCGTGGATCTCGGCAGCCGCAACGGGACGTTCGCGGGTGGGCAGCGGATCCACCAGCGGCACCCGCTCACGCCCGGGACCGAGGTGAGCTTCGGCGCGAAGGGCCCGCGGATTCTGATCGAGCTCGTGCCCGCCGCGCCGCCGCTGGCACCTCTGCCGCCGATGGCGCCGATGCCGCCGCCGCCGCTGGGCATCGCGCCCGCCGCCGCGCCGCCGCGCGCGCAGGTCGCGCAGGCCGTGCAGCCGGCGCCTCCGGCGGGCGCGCGGGTCGGGCAACGGACGATCGCGATGATGATCTCGCAGGCCGTGGCCGTGGCGAGCGGGCGCCAGAAGTTCGGGCGGACGGCGGAGCTCAACGCGATCGTCGAGGAGAAGGTCACGGCGGCGACGGCGTCGCAACGCAGGACGGCGTACGTGCTCGGCGGGCTCCTCGTGATCGCGCTGCTCGCGCTCGGCGGGCTCATCTTCTGGAGCACACGCTCGCAGGACGAGATCCAGCGCCTGCGCGAGGAACTCGCGCAGATGCCGCCCGAGGATCCGCGCCGCAAGGAGATCGAGGGGCGGCTCGGCAACCTCCACCCGTCGAACGCGAGCTTCGGCCGAAACCTCTACGACCGATCGAAGAAGGGCATCTTCATGCTCGCCTCGAAGGGTGAGGGCTTCTGCACGGCGTTCGCCGTCCGGCCCTCGATGCTCGCGACGAGCGCGCACTGCATCCAGGAGGCGAAGGCGAAGGGCTCGGTGGTCGCGCTGGAGAACGAGGGACGCGGGCAGGCGCGCTTCGACGTGATCGAGATGCGCACGCACCCGAGCTATCGCCCGACCGATCAGGAGAGCATCACGCCCGACGTCGGCGTGTTGACCATCCGGGGCCGCTCGGCCGTCGTGCTGGAGATCGCGACGAAGCAAGAGCTCTCGGTGATGGGCGCGGGCGACGACGTCTACCTCATCGGCTTTCCCGGCCGCTTGATGGACGCGACGAACCCCGCCGCGACGTTCCTCGCCGCGCACATCGGCCGCGTCACGAGCGCGTCCGGCCGTCCCGCGGCATACCAGGACGCCTGGCTCGTGCAGCACGACGCTGCGACGACACGCGGCTCGAACGGCAGCCCCGTCTGGAGCGGCCAGGGCAAGGTGATCGCGGTGAACTCGGGCGGCTACCTCGAAGAGGGCGAGGAGAAGATCGCAGGTCGGAAGACGGAGGTCGTGAAGGCCTCGCCCTACAAGTTCGGCATGCGGATCGATCTCGTCGAGGCGCTGCTCAAGTAG
- a CDS encoding tetratricopeptide repeat protein: protein MSTRRVAGFVLAWWLVGCGPSLGDAYERSFAAGQRAYHAGRYEEAAKSYDEAARVAERVKDRDEALFLVARMHERRGAHAEAKVALQKLAETSPDGPRAGRAAFELADLEIEHGDAERGYGMLFDATAKHTKHGLARRAVKRIVEHERERGGDEAVLVWAKGPARVLRNTDLEENVDYEAALALERLGRLAEARDALVALSIAHPYPFGTLTDDALWHASLIEEQLGRHEAAITHLRTLLAARESSHLTGSYERPRYSPAQMRIAVLYRDRLHDHPAARRELHKLYAGHPTSDLRDDALWAEARLAHEDGAKDEACDLVTRLRKDFSDSRYARCAHLVCDEIRPAPNEKPCAGYIEREVSGRKDEDPVDPAAD from the coding sequence GTGAGCACGAGGCGCGTCGCCGGGTTCGTCCTCGCGTGGTGGCTCGTGGGGTGCGGGCCGAGCCTCGGCGACGCGTACGAGCGCTCGTTTGCCGCGGGGCAGCGGGCGTATCACGCGGGGCGCTACGAGGAGGCCGCGAAGAGCTACGACGAGGCTGCGCGCGTCGCCGAGCGCGTGAAGGATCGCGACGAGGCCCTCTTCCTCGTGGCGCGCATGCACGAGCGGCGCGGCGCGCACGCCGAGGCGAAGGTCGCGCTCCAGAAGCTCGCCGAGACCTCGCCCGACGGGCCACGCGCGGGCCGCGCCGCGTTCGAGCTGGCCGATCTCGAGATCGAGCACGGCGACGCGGAGCGCGGCTACGGGATGCTCTTCGACGCGACGGCGAAGCACACGAAGCACGGCCTCGCGCGCAGAGCCGTGAAGCGGATCGTGGAGCACGAGCGCGAGCGCGGCGGCGACGAGGCGGTGCTCGTGTGGGCGAAGGGGCCAGCGCGGGTCCTGCGGAACACGGACCTCGAAGAGAATGTCGACTACGAAGCGGCGCTCGCGCTCGAGCGGCTCGGGCGGCTCGCAGAGGCCCGCGACGCGCTCGTCGCGCTCTCGATCGCGCACCCGTACCCGTTCGGGACGCTGACGGACGACGCGCTCTGGCACGCGTCGCTGATCGAGGAGCAGCTCGGGCGCCACGAAGCGGCGATCACGCACCTGCGCACGCTGCTGGCGGCGCGCGAGTCGTCGCACCTCACGGGCAGCTACGAGCGCCCGCGGTACTCACCGGCGCAGATGCGCATCGCGGTGCTCTACCGCGATCGGCTGCACGATCATCCCGCCGCGCGCCGCGAGCTGCACAAGCTCTACGCCGGTCATCCGACGTCGGACCTGCGTGACGACGCGCTTTGGGCCGAGGCGCGCCTCGCGCACGAGGACGGCGCCAAGGACGAGGCTTGCGACCTCGTCACGCGTTTGCGCAAGGATTTTTCCGACTCGCGGTACGCGCGCTGCGCGCACCTCGTCTGCGACGAGATCAGGCCCGCGCCGAACGAAAAGCCGTGCGCGGGCTACATCGAGCGAGAGGTGAGCGGACGGAAGGACGAGGATCCTGTGGATCCCGCGGCCGACTGA
- a CDS encoding Stp1/IreP family PP2C-type Ser/Thr phosphatase, which produces MSEQASRETQPDSNRTADSAEGLPSERKPKKSAPIKLRLFGRTDVGQVREHNEDNFIVADLTKASRGLMETDRNQLVGERGVLLGVCDGMGGAAAGEVASQLAVDIIFQKMISGEPPKDHDEIAARLVHSIESAGLRIFSEAKLDRTRRGMGTTSTVSALVDDHLFIGQVGDSRAYILRGDRLVQVTRDQSLVNQLIEAGQLTEEEAETFEHNNIILQALGTSDSVQVDLTFVELKRGDTLLLCSDGLSGMVRNEEIREVLRTIDDPLEVCKTLTDRANQAGGHDNITVVVSKFEGEALPEPTEEDIAGLRYRKYQLPEPMPPSSLTAPDPSRRVKELDQPKISVPLTPLPSSTSSEGHRRESDSERREDASKDGEGPSSYGPRSHGPDDPIHIPTDGAPQWLIVMMIASALACITIAGYYLLKP; this is translated from the coding sequence ATGAGCGAACAAGCCTCCCGAGAGACGCAGCCCGACTCGAACCGCACCGCGGACAGCGCCGAGGGTCTGCCCAGCGAGCGCAAGCCGAAGAAGTCCGCTCCGATCAAGCTGCGCTTGTTCGGTCGAACGGACGTGGGGCAGGTGCGCGAGCACAACGAGGACAACTTCATCGTCGCGGACCTGACGAAGGCGAGCCGCGGCTTGATGGAGACCGACCGGAACCAGCTCGTCGGCGAGCGAGGCGTGCTGCTCGGCGTTTGCGACGGCATGGGCGGCGCGGCCGCCGGCGAGGTCGCAAGCCAGCTCGCGGTCGACATCATCTTCCAGAAGATGATCTCGGGCGAGCCGCCGAAGGATCACGACGAGATCGCGGCGAGGCTCGTGCATTCGATCGAGTCGGCGGGCCTGCGCATCTTCAGCGAGGCGAAGCTCGATCGCACGCGGCGCGGGATGGGCACGACGTCCACCGTGTCGGCGCTCGTCGACGATCACCTCTTCATCGGCCAGGTCGGCGACAGCCGCGCGTACATCCTGCGCGGCGACAGGCTCGTGCAGGTGACGCGCGATCAGTCGCTCGTGAACCAGCTCATCGAGGCCGGTCAGCTCACCGAGGAGGAGGCCGAGACCTTCGAGCACAACAACATCATCCTGCAGGCGCTCGGCACCTCGGACAGCGTGCAGGTGGACCTCACGTTCGTCGAGCTCAAGCGCGGCGACACGCTCCTGCTCTGCTCGGACGGCCTCTCGGGCATGGTGCGCAACGAGGAGATCCGCGAGGTCCTGCGCACGATCGATGATCCGCTCGAGGTGTGTAAGACCCTCACCGATCGCGCAAACCAAGCGGGCGGTCACGACAACATCACGGTCGTCGTGTCGAAGTTCGAAGGCGAGGCGCTGCCCGAGCCGACGGAAGAGGACATCGCAGGGCTGCGCTACCGCAAGTACCAGCTCCCCGAGCCCATGCCGCCGAGCTCGCTCACGGCCCCCGATCCGAGCCGCCGTGTCAAGGAGCTCGATCAGCCGAAGATTTCGGTGCCGCTCACGCCGCTGCCCTCATCGACCTCGTCCGAAGGGCACCGCCGCGAGAGCGACTCCGAGCGGCGGGAAGACGCCTCCAAGGACGGAGAGGGTCCATCTTCGTACGGGCCGCGTTCGCACGGCCCAGACGATCCGATCCACATCCCGACCGACGGCGCGCCGCAGTGGCTCATCGTGATGATGATCGCGAGTGCGCTCGCGTGTATCACGATCGCCGGCTACTACCTGCTCAAGCCCTAG
- the ltaE gene encoding low-specificity L-threonine aldolase — protein sequence MIDLRSDTVTRPTAAMREAMARAEVGDDVYGEDPTVARLEKLTAEITGKAAALFVPSGTMSNQIALLCHTQRGDEVIIGEGAHCAFYESGAGAAWSGVQFEVAGRGGLFGPDELKAVIKPPADYHPRTRVVALENTHNRAGGRVFPQRDVLAIGEVARAHGLAMHLDGARVWNASVASGLSVAELCAPFETVSVCFSKGLGAPVGSAICGDAATIVRARRFRKMLGGGMRQVGVLAAGALYAVEHHRARLAEDHAAARVIGAAIREVSGASVPEVETNLVQVDLPVAADELVAAARARGVLVGASGARRVRVVTHLDLPAARVAEAAAALAEATREVVTRKATPA from the coding sequence ATGATTGATCTGCGCTCGGATACCGTGACGCGGCCCACCGCCGCGATGCGGGAGGCCATGGCCCGGGCCGAGGTGGGCGACGACGTCTACGGGGAGGACCCGACGGTCGCGCGCCTGGAGAAGCTCACCGCCGAGATCACCGGCAAAGCGGCGGCGTTGTTCGTGCCGAGCGGGACGATGAGCAACCAGATCGCCTTGCTCTGTCACACGCAGCGCGGCGACGAGGTGATCATCGGCGAAGGCGCGCACTGCGCGTTCTACGAGTCGGGCGCGGGCGCGGCCTGGTCCGGGGTGCAGTTCGAGGTCGCCGGGCGCGGAGGGTTGTTCGGGCCGGACGAGCTGAAGGCGGTCATCAAGCCGCCGGCCGACTACCACCCGCGGACGCGGGTCGTGGCGCTGGAGAACACGCACAACCGGGCGGGCGGTCGGGTGTTCCCGCAGCGCGACGTGCTCGCGATCGGCGAGGTCGCGCGGGCACACGGGCTCGCGATGCATCTCGACGGCGCGCGTGTGTGGAACGCCTCGGTCGCATCGGGACTCTCGGTCGCGGAGCTGTGCGCGCCGTTCGAGACCGTGAGTGTTTGCTTCTCAAAGGGTCTCGGCGCGCCGGTGGGATCGGCGATCTGCGGCGACGCGGCGACGATCGTACGGGCGCGTAGGTTCCGGAAGATGCTCGGCGGTGGCATGCGGCAGGTCGGCGTGCTCGCGGCGGGTGCCCTGTACGCGGTCGAGCATCACCGCGCGCGGCTCGCGGAAGATCACGCCGCGGCGCGCGTGATCGGCGCGGCGATCCGCGAGGTGTCCGGGGCGAGCGTGCCCGAGGTCGAGACAAACCTCGTGCAGGTGGATCTGCCCGTGGCGGCCGACGAGCTCGTCGCGGCCGCGCGCGCACGTGGCGTGCTCGTTGGTGCTTCGGGCGCGCGGCGCGTGCGCGTGGTGACGCACCTCGATCTTCCGGCCGCGCGCGTCGCCGAGGCCGCGGCCGCGCTCGCGGAGGCGACGCGTGAGGTCGTGACGCGAAAGGCGACGCCCGCGTGA
- a CDS encoding ABC transporter permease has product MSHRSIVLQRVAHSRRAGLGAVLLGLLVLVGVFAELLAAPAPVFAVGPRGVEFLPAIVHAERYEQLSEDEISRSYADAFAVWPLVRSGPKAPSVAGPLASSSRAHPLGTDEKGRDLFARLVYGTRTALGLSLAAVLVSAVLGVLLGGLSGIRGGTSRDILVRLVETIDTFPAILVVALVRAIEHEPSALSLVLAVAFVRWAEVARLVHAETLRGASEDYALAARALGASRARIFLRHVLPNALGPVTVSSVFGVASVVLLEAAISFLEMGAPTSAASWGETLAQGARNPAALRLLVLPVFLLLVTVGGSYLVADALRDAMDPRAVRKRRDETYGSFGRSADEPHVSR; this is encoded by the coding sequence ATGAGCCACCGCAGCATCGTGCTCCAGCGCGTCGCCCACAGCCGCCGCGCGGGCCTCGGCGCCGTGCTGCTCGGCTTGCTCGTGCTCGTCGGCGTCTTTGCCGAGCTCCTCGCGGCGCCCGCGCCGGTCTTCGCGGTCGGACCGCGTGGCGTCGAGTTCCTCCCCGCGATCGTCCACGCCGAGCGGTACGAGCAGCTCTCCGAAGACGAGATCTCACGCTCGTATGCGGACGCCTTCGCCGTCTGGCCCCTCGTGCGATCCGGCCCGAAGGCGCCGAGCGTCGCGGGCCCCCTCGCGTCCTCCTCCCGCGCGCACCCGCTCGGCACCGACGAGAAGGGCCGTGACCTCTTCGCGCGCCTCGTCTACGGCACGCGCACCGCGCTCGGACTCTCGCTCGCCGCCGTCCTCGTGAGCGCGGTCCTCGGCGTCCTCCTCGGCGGCCTCTCGGGCATCCGCGGCGGCACCTCGCGCGACATCCTCGTGCGTCTCGTCGAGACCATCGACACCTTCCCAGCCATCCTCGTCGTCGCGCTCGTGCGCGCCATCGAGCACGAGCCCTCGGCGCTCTCGCTCGTGCTCGCCGTGGCCTTCGTGCGCTGGGCCGAGGTCGCGCGCCTCGTGCACGCGGAGACCTTGCGCGGCGCCTCCGAGGACTACGCCCTCGCCGCGCGCGCCCTCGGCGCCTCTCGCGCGCGCATCTTCCTGCGCCACGTGCTCCCGAACGCGCTCGGCCCCGTCACCGTCAGCTCGGTGTTCGGCGTGGCGTCCGTCGTGCTCCTCGAAGCCGCGATCTCGTTCCTGGAGATGGGCGCGCCGACGTCGGCCGCGTCCTGGGGCGAGACGCTCGCGCAGGGCGCGCGAAACCCCGCGGCGCTCCGCTTGCTCGTCCTGCCGGTCTTCTTGCTGCTCGTGACCGTGGGCGGCTCGTACCTCGTCGCCGATGCGCTGCGCGACGCGATGGACCCGCGCGCGGTCCGAAAGCGACGGGACGAAACGTACGGTTCGTTCGGTCGTTCCGCGGACGAGCCGCACGTGTCCCGATGA
- a CDS encoding trypsin-like serine peptidase produces MPSEVPREAMDADGRVDVATAQRIVENAVARATSGPDKSASIIEAKVAEATRRGARLNALLAFGVAVTLVALGVAALVVYRSQRAAAILTTEAGLGARPVAAPVGTLPTKVLSGREIYEQNKGALYVLAYKQNRLISGCCSAFAIGKNQLVTNAHCVTSCGARGGTPVVVQNESAGKVELEVVAQRAHPTYNTSSKRADTPDVALLRVKGTLPVAVTLASDTELRALGPGDDMYVLGFPGRVMDPVSPSATFLSGHLGRLMGFDEQATSADKATVILHDAVTRGGNSGSPIFNQYGHVIGVHAAHVDDEENISIDGQKTTIVQASPYRIGMRIDLVRGVPTP; encoded by the coding sequence ATGCCGAGCGAGGTGCCGCGCGAGGCGATGGACGCAGACGGTCGTGTGGACGTCGCGACAGCGCAGCGCATCGTGGAGAACGCGGTCGCGCGCGCGACGAGCGGGCCCGACAAGAGCGCGAGCATCATCGAGGCGAAGGTCGCGGAGGCGACGCGGCGAGGCGCGCGGCTGAACGCGCTGCTCGCGTTCGGCGTGGCTGTGACGCTGGTCGCGCTCGGGGTGGCGGCCCTCGTCGTGTACCGATCGCAGCGCGCCGCGGCGATCCTGACGACCGAGGCGGGGCTCGGCGCGCGCCCAGTGGCGGCGCCCGTGGGCACGCTGCCGACGAAGGTGCTCTCGGGGCGCGAGATCTACGAGCAGAACAAGGGCGCGCTCTACGTCCTCGCGTACAAGCAGAACCGCCTCATCAGCGGCTGCTGCAGCGCCTTCGCGATCGGCAAGAACCAACTCGTGACGAACGCCCACTGCGTGACGTCGTGCGGAGCCCGCGGCGGAACGCCCGTGGTCGTGCAGAACGAGTCGGCTGGGAAGGTCGAGCTCGAGGTCGTCGCGCAGCGCGCGCACCCGACCTACAACACGTCGTCGAAGCGCGCCGACACACCCGACGTGGCGCTGCTCCGCGTGAAAGGGACGTTGCCCGTGGCCGTCACGCTGGCGAGCGACACGGAACTGCGTGCGCTCGGGCCGGGCGATGACATGTACGTGCTTGGCTTCCCTGGGCGAGTGATGGATCCGGTGAGCCCGTCGGCGACGTTCTTGAGCGGGCACCTCGGCCGGCTGATGGGCTTCGACGAGCAGGCCACGTCGGCGGACAAGGCCACGGTGATCCTGCACGACGCGGTCACGCGTGGCGGCAACAGCGGCAGCCCGATCTTCAACCAGTACGGCCACGTCATCGGTGTCCACGCGGCCCACGTGGACGACGAGGAAAACATCTCCATCGACGGGCAGAAGACGACGATCGTGCAAGCCTCTCCCTACCGCATCGGTATGCGGATCGATCTCGTCCGCGGGGTGCCCACGCCGTGA
- a CDS encoding FHA domain-containing protein produces the protein MICDVCGRENADNLTFCLDCGRRLRTQGRGVPPTPPHGIERVERAAVTEVRSTDDAPSSTPAIASNPAPSANSTSGSPTSGSPTSGSPTSGSPTSGGSASSPKPSAPRSRPEAPALQFTVSFGADAITTCPSCRSSNPPGYRFCVTCGASLGRPAAASNEAAVVRRAPESELEPELLAAPVAAPPPSPLPTEPPAAAPVPAPITQTPAARPVFPRSVVAPNPESAPTTSPDDTGDKIIGAPVVGIATARTGPPRLVRCARCHGHSAEGMRFCKYCGAPLDEGEKAARAEAEPTFVEPVTAGRRDERLVSTFVAPVPVAPSVTPSGRLQTGRLVVIVEDGSEGKSFPLVDRQVDVGRSEGDILLSDDLYVSPRHARLLPQGGQWILRNLHSTNGVYRRIREPHALKDGDLLLLGLEVLQFETVNDAERGLGHATQHGTLLFGSPSTPRRARLCQRTVEGVTRDVYHLFRDETVIGREVGDIVFTADPFLSRRHAVLRRSPMSGEFTIADLDSSNGTYVAIRADVTLDNGDYLRIGQHLFRVDLS, from the coding sequence GTGATCTGCGACGTCTGCGGTCGTGAAAACGCCGACAACCTGACGTTTTGCCTGGATTGCGGCAGGCGCCTCCGGACCCAGGGGCGCGGCGTGCCGCCCACACCGCCCCACGGCATCGAGCGTGTCGAGCGCGCCGCCGTCACCGAGGTCCGAAGCACGGACGACGCGCCGAGCTCCACGCCCGCGATCGCCTCGAACCCCGCTCCCTCGGCGAACTCGACATCCGGCAGCCCGACGTCCGGCAGTCCGACGTCCGGCAGTCCGACATCCGGCAGCCCGACGTCCGGCGGCTCGGCTTCGTCGCCAAAACCCTCGGCGCCGCGCTCTCGGCCCGAGGCCCCCGCGCTCCAGTTCACCGTCTCGTTTGGCGCCGATGCGATCACGACCTGTCCGAGCTGTCGCTCCTCGAACCCGCCGGGGTACCGCTTCTGCGTGACGTGTGGCGCTTCGCTCGGTCGTCCCGCGGCCGCTTCGAACGAAGCCGCCGTCGTACGTCGCGCGCCGGAGTCCGAGCTCGAGCCCGAGCTGCTCGCCGCGCCTGTGGCCGCGCCGCCTCCTTCACCTCTGCCGACGGAGCCTCCCGCGGCGGCTCCCGTCCCCGCGCCGATCACGCAGACCCCGGCGGCCCGGCCGGTGTTTCCGCGCTCGGTGGTCGCGCCGAACCCGGAGAGCGCGCCGACCACGAGCCCCGACGACACGGGGGACAAGATCATCGGCGCGCCCGTCGTCGGGATCGCGACGGCCCGGACCGGCCCTCCGCGGCTCGTCCGTTGTGCGCGTTGCCACGGTCATTCCGCCGAGGGCATGCGCTTCTGCAAGTACTGCGGCGCGCCACTCGACGAGGGGGAGAAGGCCGCCCGCGCGGAGGCCGAGCCCACGTTCGTCGAGCCCGTGACCGCGGGGCGCAGGGACGAGCGGCTCGTGTCCACGTTCGTCGCCCCTGTGCCCGTCGCGCCTTCGGTCACGCCGAGCGGGCGCCTGCAGACCGGCCGGCTCGTCGTGATCGTGGAGGATGGCAGCGAAGGCAAGTCGTTTCCGCTCGTGGATCGCCAGGTCGACGTCGGCCGGTCCGAGGGGGACATCCTCCTGTCGGACGATCTGTACGTCTCCCCGCGGCATGCGCGCCTCTTGCCCCAGGGGGGGCAGTGGATCCTCCGGAATCTGCATTCCACGAACGGGGTCTACCGGCGCATCCGGGAACCGCACGCCCTGAAAGACGGCGACTTGCTCCTCCTGGGCCTCGAAGTGTTACAGTTCGAAACCGTGAACGACGCGGAGCGAGGGCTCGGGCATGCAACCCAGCATGGGACCCTGTTGTTCGGGTCTCCCTCGACCCCGCGGCGCGCACGGCTCTGTCAGCGGACGGTCGAGGGTGTGACCCGCGACGTGTACCATCTGTTCCGGGACGAAACGGTGATCGGTCGAGAGGTGGGAGACATCGTTTTCACGGCCGATCCGTTCCTGTCGAGGCGGCACGCCGTCCTGCGCAGGAGCCCGATGAGCGGGGAGTTCACGATCGCGGATCTGGATTCTTCCAACGGCACCTACGTCGCGATCCGCGCGGACGTCACCCTCGACAACGGCGACTACCTACGCATCGGCCAGCACCTGTTCCGGGTGGACCTCTCGTAG
- a CDS encoding ABC transporter permease: MLRLAIRRLLLILPTLIGVSIVTFLFLSYVPDPTDDPALAVTPSERARLRRERFLDLPRFVNLGTRDVRARSAEAMRAIVDGDIAQKARGQEELARLGGAALPHVLPALDSLAPGPRAEVALALAPVGERMGFTGERLSDPTRAVAFWTRFWDDRGIEFRRASVRSAVRRLSRYGSTTRAAELRELDTFVLEDVLGALEHPTDAASFERARALVDIAAHVTGRDDRISPGEDYATALACVERWGSFWMVYKNDFVTLDGPSRFAAIVLETRYGKWALGAVTRRLGVGFDGVPVLDGLTRRAPITLTLVFGAIALAYAAALPLGLLGAASRGRRRDGITAAIVLVLYAIPTAFFALLAARGSHGHGLVLPTVVLALGLVAAPARQARAGLASAFAQDHVRASLARGASRARALLVHALPGALLPVVTLATLEAPMALGGAFVVERVFGLEGLGAATIVAVQSRDTSWLMAVSIFTAATATIGVIMTDLVYTALDPRLAQSILRQRPRT; this comes from the coding sequence ATGCTCAGGCTGGCGATCCGCAGGCTGCTCCTCATTCTTCCGACGTTGATCGGGGTCTCGATCGTCACGTTCCTGTTCCTCTCGTACGTCCCCGATCCGACGGACGATCCGGCGCTCGCCGTCACGCCCTCCGAGCGGGCGCGCCTTCGTCGCGAGCGATTTCTCGACCTGCCGCGCTTCGTGAACCTCGGAACACGCGACGTCCGCGCGCGGTCCGCCGAGGCGATGCGCGCGATCGTCGACGGCGACATCGCGCAAAAGGCGCGGGGGCAGGAGGAGCTCGCGCGTCTCGGCGGCGCGGCGTTGCCGCACGTGCTCCCCGCGCTCGACTCGCTCGCGCCCGGGCCCCGCGCCGAGGTCGCGCTCGCGCTCGCGCCGGTCGGCGAGCGGATGGGCTTCACGGGCGAGCGGCTCTCGGATCCGACGCGCGCGGTGGCGTTCTGGACGCGCTTCTGGGACGACCGCGGCATCGAGTTCCGCCGCGCGTCCGTGCGCAGCGCGGTCCGCAGGCTCTCGCGGTACGGCAGCACGACACGCGCGGCCGAGCTCCGCGAGCTCGACACGTTCGTGCTGGAGGACGTCCTCGGCGCGCTGGAGCATCCGACCGACGCCGCTTCGTTCGAGCGAGCGCGGGCCCTCGTCGACATCGCCGCGCACGTCACGGGCCGCGACGATCGCATCTCGCCCGGCGAGGACTACGCCACGGCCCTCGCCTGCGTCGAGCGGTGGGGCTCGTTCTGGATGGTCTACAAGAACGACTTCGTGACGCTCGACGGCCCCTCGCGGTTCGCGGCCATCGTGCTCGAAACGCGTTACGGCAAGTGGGCGCTCGGCGCCGTCACGCGTCGGCTCGGCGTGGGCTTCGACGGCGTGCCCGTCCTCGACGGCCTCACGCGGCGTGCGCCGATCACGCTCACGCTCGTATTCGGCGCGATCGCGCTGGCATACGCGGCGGCCTTGCCACTCGGTCTCCTCGGCGCCGCGTCACGTGGGCGTCGTCGCGACGGGATCACGGCGGCCATCGTGCTCGTGCTTTACGCGATCCCGACGGCGTTTTTCGCGCTCCTGGCGGCGCGGGGTTCCCATGGGCACGGGCTCGTCTTGCCCACGGTCGTGCTCGCGCTCGGCCTCGTGGCCGCGCCAGCGCGTCAGGCGCGCGCGGGCCTCGCGTCGGCGTTTGCCCAGGACCACGTGCGCGCCTCGCTCGCGCGGGGGGCGAGCCGCGCGCGTGCGCTCCTCGTTCACGCGCTCCCCGGTGCGCTCCTCCCGGTCGTCACGCTCGCCACGCTCGAAGCACCGATGGCGCTCGGCGGCGCCTTCGTCGTCGAGCGCGTCTTTGGCCTCGAAGGCCTCGGCGCGGCCACGATCGTCGCCGTGCAGTCGCGCGACACGAGCTGGCTCATGGCCGTCTCGATCTTCACGGCCGCGACCGCGACGATCGGGGTCATCATGACGGACCTCGTGTACACAGCGCTCGATCCGCGGCTCGCGCAGAGCATCCTGCGCCAGAGGCCGCGCACATGA